The Aeromonas encheleia genomic sequence GATCCGCCTCTATGGCGACAAGGCCAGCCTCATCTTTCGGCAGGAGGAGCCTAATCAGCTCTGGCTGACCCCTATTGGCGGGGCCAGCCAGCGGCTGACCCGGGGCCGGGTGGAGAGCGCGGCGGCGCGCCACGCCAGCCGGGTGCCCGCCGGTCATCCCGAGGGCTATCTGGAGGCCTTCGCCCAGCTCTATACGGACGCGGCCTTGCAGATCCACGCCCTGGCGTCTGGTCTGGCGCCGCCCCCCGAGAGCCTGGCCCTCACCACGGTGGAGGACGGGGTGGCGGGGATGCGCTTCATCGAGGCCAGCCTGGCCAGTCACGCCGCCGGACGCTGGCTCCCGCTCTCCTGACGCCTGCACAGGAGGGACCCACCGCACGCGGCCCTCCTCCTTCCAGTCACCGACAGCGGGCAATAAAAAGCCCGCCGACGAGGGCGGGCTCTTCACCTATCTTCGATGCACTCAGACGGCCATCTGCTCGTGGGGCGAGCCATGGTGGCGCAGCCAGGTGAAGCTCAGCACCACCAGCAACACCATCAGCGTCATGATGGCGCCCAGGGTCACCTGCCCTTCCATCGGGAAGCAAGCGGCCAGCAGGGTGACTATACCCGCCCCCAGGTTCTGCATCCCCCCCAGGATGGCGCCGGCGGTCCCCGCCTGCCCCGGGAAGGGCTCGATGGCGCAGGAGGTGGCGGTCGGGTAGAGGATGCCGCTGCCGATGAAGTAAACAGCCGCGCCGCCCACCAGGGAGGCCGCGCTCACCAGCCCGAACAGGCCAGGCACCAGTATGATGAGCGAGCCCAGCGCCAGGAAGACGATGCCAAGGCGCATCAGCTTGCCCTGACTCAGGCGGAAGCTCAGCTTGGCGGAGAGCCAGGCGCCGAACAGATAGCCGGGCAGCGGCAGCACGAACAGCACGCTCACGGTACGCGCGCTCAGCTTCAGTACGTCGCCGAGCAGCACGCCCGCCGCCGCCTCAAACACCGCCAGGCCGGCGAAGGTCGCCATCAGGCAGAGCAGGTTGCCCTGGAAGCGTGGATTGCCGAGCACGTGGCGATAGGCGGCACCGACCCGCAGTGGCTGTTGACGCGCGGTCACCGGCAGGGTCTCGCCAAACCAGGCCAGCAGGGCCAGGGTGGTCAGGGCGCCGAAGCCGAACAGGAACCAGTAACCGGCGCGCCAGTTGAACAGCTCGGTCAACCAGCCACCCAGCACGGGCGCCAGCAGCGGGGAGAAGATCACCCCCATGCTCACCAGGCTGTTGGCCCGGTTCAGCTCGGCGCCGCTGTAGCGATCGCGCATCACGGTGCGGCTCATGGCACCACCGGCACCTGTGCCCAGCCCCTGAATGAAGCTGCCGATCAGCAGCGCCATGAAGCTCGGGATCAGCTGGATGGTCAGGGTACCCACCAGAAACACCATCATGCCGATGAGCAGCACCGGGCGACGGCCGATGCGATCCGACAGCGGGCCATAGACAAACTGGGAGAGCCCGTACGGTATGAGGTAACAGGCCATCACCGCCTGCAGCTGGCCGGAGGCCACATCGAAGTCCCCCGCCATCATGGGAATGGAGGGCACATACAGGGTCTGGGTCATCTGACCCACGGCGACCATCAGAATGGTCAGAAGAAACAGGGGGTAAAAACTGTGCCGATACATATCTCAGTCCCGCAAATCATCAAAAAGCTGCCGCACCCCTGGCAGATAGCTGCGGAGGGGATCCAAACAAGGGTCAATCAAGGGTAAAAAAACAAGGCGGAGAACCCGCACCGGCCGGGAGCAGGACGCTCCCTTGGCTTGCCGTGATCTTAGTGATTCAGCTCACAAAAAACGAACGAATCTTTATAATCGGCTTTCCCTAGTTTTTCTAATATAACTATCTCTATGCCCCTTTCCGGCTCGCCAAATCAAGGTGTTATCTGCTCGGCGACCTGGCCTGTTCATAGCGGGCCTGATGACTACGAG encodes the following:
- the emrD gene encoding multidrug efflux MFS transporter EmrD encodes the protein MYRHSFYPLFLLTILMVAVGQMTQTLYVPSIPMMAGDFDVASGQLQAVMACYLIPYGLSQFVYGPLSDRIGRRPVLLIGMMVFLVGTLTIQLIPSFMALLIGSFIQGLGTGAGGAMSRTVMRDRYSGAELNRANSLVSMGVIFSPLLAPVLGGWLTELFNWRAGYWFLFGFGALTTLALLAWFGETLPVTARQQPLRVGAAYRHVLGNPRFQGNLLCLMATFAGLAVFEAAAGVLLGDVLKLSARTVSVLFVLPLPGYLFGAWLSAKLSFRLSQGKLMRLGIVFLALGSLIILVPGLFGLVSAASLVGGAAVYFIGSGILYPTATSCAIEPFPGQAGTAGAILGGMQNLGAGIVTLLAACFPMEGQVTLGAIMTLMVLLVVLSFTWLRHHGSPHEQMAV